A single region of the Thermococcus zilligii AN1 genome encodes:
- a CDS encoding metallophosphoesterase, whose amino-acid sequence MDLMELRNFSLSLNTSLGRTLIMADPHLGFELSRGLRIRTRFEETLSEFILLEDPELVIILGDLKEPLGLSFEMKSVLNRFFEKIRDFNVVITKGNHDGRLEEVTQKFPGVKIVDHFLLDGLLFLHGHKQLPGVEFSEGYLGHVHPAYTFKGVTAKKIKVFVRIGKFLIFPTINPFLEGLDIRSGIKLVPFLREAKDADLFLPEGVYIGKVEL is encoded by the coding sequence ATGGACTTGATGGAACTCAGAAACTTTTCGCTCTCTTTGAACACTTCCCTTGGCAGGACCCTTATAATGGCCGATCCCCACCTCGGGTTTGAGCTCTCCCGCGGCCTCAGGATAAGAACCCGCTTTGAGGAAACCCTCTCTGAGTTCATCCTTCTGGAGGATCCCGAGTTGGTGATAATCTTAGGTGACCTAAAAGAGCCCCTTGGATTGAGCTTTGAAATGAAATCAGTTCTCAACCGTTTTTTCGAGAAAATCAGAGATTTTAACGTGGTGATAACAAAGGGGAATCACGACGGAAGACTGGAGGAAGTCACCCAAAAATTCCCCGGTGTGAAGATTGTCGACCACTTTCTGCTGGATGGTCTCCTTTTTTTACATGGACACAAGCAGTTGCCGGGCGTGGAGTTTTCCGAGGGCTATCTGGGCCACGTTCATCCTGCTTACACCTTTAAAGGGGTGACCGCGAAGAAAATCAAGGTATTCGTCCGTATCGGGAAGTTCCTGATATTCCCCACGATAAACCCGTTCCTGGAGGGACTGGACATAAGAAGTGGAATAAAATTAGTTCCCTTTCTAAGAGAAGCCAAGGACGCAGATCTGTTCCTCCCGGAGGGGGTATACATTGGAAAGGTTGAGCTGTAG
- a CDS encoding PRC-barrel domain-containing protein, which yields MVTRLSKIYGKQIYNTKGNYVGYVDEILIEVEDGRGRVVALALPGEKVGIPYEQVVAIGDIILVKAKDE from the coding sequence ATGGTCACGAGGCTCTCGAAGATTTACGGGAAGCAGATATACAACACGAAGGGAAACTACGTTGGATACGTAGATGAGATCCTAATCGAGGTAGAGGACGGGAGGGGCAGAGTGGTCGCTCTCGCGCTCCCCGGAGAGAAAGTGGGAATCCCCTATGAACAAGTTGTTGCTATAGGGGACATAATACTGGTCAAGGCCAAGGATGAGTGA
- a CDS encoding endonuclease V: protein MDFEKIARIQGKLAKRVVERPLDIGTVKTVGGVDVSYKGEKARAAFVLCSFPDCRLLRFRTVETEVAFPYVPTFFFLRETKPAIMAIGKEKPGVLLVEGQGKAHPRGYGLASHIGLVLGIPTIGVAKKPLRGSPPGSWARVGKAYVSVGHLVDLASAVEIVKALSLDGYPLPLKLADRFSKGAEDEARKDPASH, encoded by the coding sequence ATGGACTTTGAAAAAATAGCCCGGATCCAGGGGAAGCTCGCTAAGAGGGTTGTTGAGAGGCCTCTTGACATCGGCACCGTGAAAACCGTCGGTGGAGTTGACGTTTCCTACAAAGGAGAAAAGGCAAGGGCGGCCTTTGTCCTCTGCTCTTTCCCAGATTGCAGGCTTTTGAGGTTTAGAACGGTCGAGACGGAAGTTGCCTTCCCTTATGTGCCGACTTTCTTCTTTCTTCGCGAGACCAAACCGGCCATAATGGCGATAGGCAAAGAAAAACCCGGCGTGCTCCTCGTTGAGGGGCAGGGGAAGGCGCATCCCAGGGGATACGGCCTGGCCTCCCACATCGGCCTCGTGCTGGGTATCCCAACCATCGGCGTCGCGAAAAAACCCCTGAGGGGTTCTCCACCCGGTTCCTGGGCCAGGGTCGGAAAGGCCTACGTAAGCGTTGGACACCTCGTGGATCTGGCCTCGGCGGTGGAGATAGTTAAAGCTTTAAGCCTGGACGGCTATCCGTTACCACTTAAGCTGGCCGATAGGTTTTCAAAGGGTGCCGAAGATGAGGCTCGAAAAGACCCTGCTTCTCATTGA
- a CDS encoding DUF120 domain-containing protein, translated as MRLEKTLLLIEIADMGAVGEKREITLRELAERFSVSPQTVLRVLDELEREGMIARHVEGRKTYLEVSEKGLSFLEKLCERLEKVLYGGVILGEVVSGLGEGSYYVKLYSERIKEYLGFEPYPGTLNVRVIFPKTIFDALASVRPILIPGFVKDGRTFGDVKAYPVRINGIGGAIVIPSRTVHPPRIAEVIAPVNLRDSLGLKDGDRVKIKVVAEGE; from the coding sequence ATGAGGCTCGAAAAGACCCTGCTTCTCATTGAGATAGCCGATATGGGAGCGGTAGGCGAGAAAAGGGAGATCACCCTGAGGGAGCTCGCCGAAAGGTTCTCGGTTTCACCCCAAACTGTCCTGAGGGTTCTTGATGAACTGGAGAGGGAGGGAATGATAGCCCGGCACGTAGAAGGGAGAAAAACCTACCTCGAAGTGAGCGAGAAGGGCCTTTCTTTCCTTGAAAAACTCTGTGAGAGGCTTGAGAAGGTTCTCTACGGAGGAGTAATCCTGGGGGAGGTCGTCTCGGGACTCGGCGAGGGGTCTTACTACGTAAAGCTCTACAGCGAGAGAATAAAGGAGTACCTCGGTTTTGAACCCTATCCGGGGACCCTCAACGTCCGCGTCATATTCCCGAAAACCATCTTCGACGCACTGGCCAGTGTGAGGCCCATCCTCATACCCGGATTCGTGAAGGACGGAAGGACGTTCGGCGACGTTAAAGCTTACCCAGTCAGGATCAACGGCATTGGGGGCGCGATAGTGATACCGTCGAGAACTGTCCACCCGCCGCGGATTGCAGAGGTAATAGCCCCGGTGAACCTCAGAGACTCCCTGGGACTCAAGGACGGGGACAGGGTGAAGATAAAGGTCGTTGCCGAGGGTGAGTAA